The Natronomonas salsuginis genomic sequence TCACGATGTACATGCCGATGATCCCGGAACTGCCGATCGCGATGTTGGCGTGCGCGCGGATCGGCGCGCCGCACTCGGTCGTCTTCGCCGGCTTCTCCGCGGACGCGCTCGCGACGCGAATGAAATCGGCCGATTCGGAGTATCTCGTGACCTGCGACGGCTACTACCGCCGCGGCGACGGCCTCGACCACATGACGAAGGCCAACGAGGGGCTCGCCGACGTCACCCACGACACCACGACGGTCGTCGTCGACCGGCTCGGCGACGAACTCGAACACGAGTTGACGGAGAACCAACACGACTACGACGACCTCGTCGCCGACCAAGCGGGCGCGTCGCTCGAGCCGGTCGTCCGGGACGCCGAGGACATGCTGTTCCTCATGTACACGTCGGGAACGACGGGACAGCCGAAGGGCGTCAAACACACGACCGGCGGCTACCTCTCCTACGTCTCGTGGACGTCGCACGCGGTGTTGGACGTGAAGCCGGCGGACACGTACTGGTGTTCGGCCGATATCGGGTGGATCACGGGGCACTCCTACATCGTCTACGGCCCCCTCGCGCTCGGCACCACGACCGTGATGTACGAGGGAACGCCCGACTACCCCGACAAGGACCGCATGTGGGAGATCGTCGAGAACTACGGGGTCGACCAGCTGTACACGGCGCCGACGGCGATCCGTGCGTTCATGAAGTGGGGGAGTCGGTACCCCGAACAGCACGATCTGTCGTCGCTGCGGTTGCTGGGGACGGTCGGGGAGCCGATCAACCCGAAGGCGTGGAAGTGGTACTACAAACACATCGGTGGCGAGGAGTGTCCGATCGTCGACACTTGGTGGCAGACCGAGACGGGGGGGATGATGATCACGACGCTGCCGGCGATCGGGGAGATGAAGCCGGGGTCGGCGGGGCCGCCGCTGCCCGGGATCAGCGCCAACGTCGTCGACGAGGCCGGCGAGGAGGTCGCCCCCGGCGAGGCGGGGTACGTGACCGTCGATCGACCGTGGCCCGGCATGCTCCGGACGCTGTATCGGAACGACGAGCGGTTCGTTTCGGAGTACTGGGAGGCGTACTCGGATTCCGACGCCGACGAGTGGGTGTACTTCCCCGAAGACGGCGCGAAGATCGACGAGGACGGCTACATCACCATTCTCGGGCGCGTCGACGACGTGATCAACGTCTCCGGCCACCGGCTGGGGACGATGGAGATCGAGTCGGCGGTCGTCGGCGTCGAGGGGGTCGCCGAGGCCGCGGCCGTCGGCGGCGACCACGAGATGAAAGGCGAGGCGGTGTACGTCTACGTCATCCTCGAGGACGGCTACGAGGAAGGCGCGGAGATGGAGGCCGCCATCGTCGAGGGCGTTGAGGAATCGATCGGTCCGATCGCCCGGCCCGAGGAGGTCATATTCACCCCTGAGCTCCCGAAGACTCGGTCCGGGAAGATCATGCGGCGGCTGTTGGAGGACATCGCGAACGGCGACGAGCTCGGCAACACGAGCACGCTTCGCAACCCCGATGTCGTCAAAGATATCGCAAAAAAACTATAACGATAAATTAATATAATAATGGTTAGTCAAAACGACAACATGGCGGAGAATGACACACAATCGCGACGCGACGTGCTGAAGACAGCCGGCGCCGCCGGAGCGGCCGGTATCGCGGGCCTCGCTGGCTGTCTGGAAGGCGAGGGGAACGGCAACGGAAACGGCGGCAACGGGAACGGCAACGGGAACGGCGGCGGAAACGGCGGTGGCAACGGTGGTGGCGACGACTACCCGTCGCTCGGGAACTACCCAATCGAGGGCGACACCGCCGTGCTCGGTTTCAACGTTCCCCAGACCGGCCCCTACCAGGAGGAGGGTGCCGACGAACTCCGCGCGTACGAACTCGCCGCGAACCACCTCAACAACGGCGGCGGCTGGGTCGACCTGTGGGACGACCTCTCCGGCGACGGGGTCAACGGCTACGAGATCGACTACGTGACCGGTGACACGGCGACCGACGCCGACACCGCCCGCGAGTCCGGCGAACGGATGATCCAGCGGGACAACGTCATCATGTTCAGCGGCGGCTCCTCGAGTGCGACCGCGATCGCCCAGCAGGAACTCGCTCAACAGGAGAACGTCATGTTCATGTGCTGTCTGACGCACTCGAACGACACAACCGGCGGGGACTGCGTCCGCTACAGTTTCCGGGAGATGTTCAACGCGTACATGACCGGACAGGCGCTCGCCCCGATCGTGACCGAAGAGTACGGCGAGGACCTCGAGTTCTACCAGCTGTACGCCGACTACACCTGGGGGCAGACCCAGCAGGCGTCGATGCGTCAGTTCTTCGAGGATGCGGGCTGGAGCGAGGTCGACTCCGTCCCCACGCCGCTGGGAACGAGCGACTACTCGACGTTCCTCTCGGAGGCCGTCGACTCCGGTGCGGACGTGCTCTTCTTGAACCACTACGGACTGGACGGCTCGAACTCGGTCTCCCAAGCCATCGATCAGGGTGTCAACGAGGAGATGGAGATCGTCGTCCCGCTGTACAACGTTCCGATGGCAGCCGGTGCCAGCGGCTCCATCGAGGGCATCTTCGGGACGGACGACTGGGACGCGAATCTCGATAACGAGCCCACACAGGCGTTCGTGGAGGCGTTCCGTGATGAGTACGGGTCCACCCCGAGCTCCCCCGCGCGCATCGCGTACTCGGCGACGATGCTGTACGCCGCGGCCGTCGAGCGCGCCGGGACGTTCTACCCGCCCGAAGTCATCCGCGAACTCGAGGACTACGAGTGGGACAACGGCGGTATCGGCGAGGAGATCATGCGGGAGTGCGACCACCAGTCGATGCGCGACATCCTGGTCGTCCGCGGTCTCCCCGAATCCGAACAGGAACCGGACAACGGCCGGTACTGGGAGGTCGTCGAGCAGTCCGCCTACCCCGAAGACGTCGGGTACGAGTGCGACAGCGGCCCCGCTGCGGAGTGTGAACTCCCCGGATACGGCGACGAGTAATCGGTCCGTCGGAGAGCCAACACAATCAGACTCCCCCTTATCCATTCATTACATGCAAACCAGCACACAATCGTCGGAGGTGGTTCCGTGAGCGTCGTCGGAAACGTCATCGGATTCCTCATCCAGACGCTCGCAGTGTCGTCGATCTACATCCTGGTCGCCATCGGCCTGTCGATCACGCTCGGTACGCTGAAGTTCGTGAACTTCGCCCACGCCGCGCTGTATCTGGCCGGCGTCTACATCGGGCTCATGATCGCGTTTGAGCTCCCCTTCTCCGGGGACATCGCGCGCAGCCTCGGGTTACAGAGCTTCGGGGTCGAGTTGGGCTTTCTGGCCGCGCTCATCCTCGTCCCGATCGTCGCGTTCGCCCTCGGGCTGTTGATGGAGCGGTTCGTCGCCCGGTCGTTCTACGACCGGCCGGACACCGACCAGATTCTGGTGACGTTCGGAATTCTCCTGATCGTCCAGGAGCTCGCCAGGGCGTTCGTCGGCGGCCGGTCGATCACCTTCTCCCGACCGGGCTGGGCGACCGGGGCAGCCGACCTCGGTCCGCTCGGCACGTACTCCAGTTGGCGGTTGGCGATCATCGGGATCACGGCGATCCTTGTGGGTTCGGTGTTCCTCTACATCAAGTACACCGATGTCGGCCTCGCGGTGCGGGCCGGGACCGAGGACACGGAGATGCTCAACCTGCTCGGGGTTCGCTCGACGCGGCCGTTCCTCGTGATCTTCGGAGTCGGTTCGGGGCTCGCGGGCGCCGCGGGCGTCGTCGGCGGACCGGTCTTCAGCGTCGTGCCCGAGATCGGGGTCGAGGTGCTCGTCCCCGCGTTCCTCGTCGTCGTCGTCGGCGGCGTGGGGAGTATCGCCGGCTCGGTCGTCGGCGGCCTCCTGATCGGGGCCGTCGAGGTCGGCCTCCAGATGAACGCCCCCACGTGGTCGTCCGTTGGAATCTACGCGCTTGCGGCGATCGTCCTTCTGGTCCGGCCGGCGGGACTACTCGGCTCGGTGGAGGTAGGTGAATGAGCGAACCGACCGAATCCGCGACCCCGGCCGACGCCACCGACCACGGTCTGTTGGAGCGGTGGGACCACGTCCGCGAGCGGGAGTCGTTTTCGCTCCTCGCCGCGATCGCGTTTGTGATCGTCTTCCCGCTCGTGTTCACGAACCTCCCGGCATACAGCGGCTACATGACCCTCGTCGAGCTGATCTACATCTGGGCGATCTTCGCGATCGGCTTCGACCTGCTCTTGGGGTACACCGGATTGCTGTCGTTCGGACACGCGATTTTCTGGGGCGGGAGCGCCTACGCCGCCGGCTTCGTGAGCGCCAACGTCACCGGATCGCCCCTGGTCATGGTGCTCGTCGGGATCGTCGTGGCGGTCCTGCTCGCGCTTTTCATTGGCTTCGTGTCGCTCCGGCGCGGCGGCATCTACTTCGCCATACTGACACTCTCGTTCGGGCAGATGATGTACTACCTCGCGCTGGGTCCGCTCGGCTGGCTCACCGGCGGCGAGGACGGGTTCACTGGCGTGAGCGTCGATCCCCTGCTCGGCGTCTTGGGATTCGACCGCGCGTTCGCCGGCGTGTTGGGGACGCTCCTTCACGACATCGCGTACGCCTTCTATGCGGTCTTTTTCCTGTTCGCCATCGCGATCGCGCTCCGGATCGTCCGGTCGCCGTACGGCGCGATCTTCGAGGCGATAAGCGAGAACGAACAACGCGTCAACTTCCTCGGGCTCAACGTCTGGCGGTACAAGCTCGCGGCGTTCACGCTGTCGGGCGCGTTCGCCGGACTGGCCGGCGGCCTTCATACGGTCCACGCCCAGTACGTCGCGATCGGGTCGCTGTACTGGATCACCAGCGGCGACATCGTGATCATGACCGTGCTCGGCGGCGTCGGGTCCGTGTTCGGCCCGGTTGCCGGGGTGATCGCGTTCCTCTACGTCGAGAATATCGTCTCCGGCGAGATCGCCTACTGGCTCTTGGTGCTCGGGCTGTTGTTCGTGGTCGTCGTCTGGCTGTTCCCGCAGGGCATCTGGGGGTTCGTCACCGACATCAGAGCCGCGATCCGCCCGAGCTCCGACCTGGAGGATGAGAACTGATGCTTCTGGAAACACGCGACCTCACGAAGCGGTTCGGCGAACTTACGGCCGTCGACGAGGTCGACCTCCGGATCGAGGAGGGCGACTCGTTGAGCATCATTGGCCCGAACGGGGCTGGCAAGTCGACGACGATAAACCTGATCACCGGGCTGTTGGCTCCGACGGAAGGGAAGGTCCTCTACCGCGGCGAGGAAATCACCGGACAAAAGCCCCACCAGATCGTCCAGCGGGGCCTCAGCAAGTCGTTCCAGACGGCCTCGATCTTCCCGGAGATGACGGTCGAGCGGAACGCGATCGTCGCCTCGCTGGGTGCCGAACACGGCTCGTTCAGCTTGAACTTCCTCAAGCGACTCGTCGACTACGACGACGTCATCGAGCGCGCCGAGCGGACGATGAAGGACATGGGGCTCTACGAGCAACGCCACGTCGAGGCGCAGTCGCTGCCGTACGGCGACAAACGGCGGCTGGAGATGGCGCTCGCGTTGGCGAGCAATCCCGACCTGCTCTTTCTCGACGAGCCGACCGCTGGAATGTCACCCGACGAAACCGACGCGACGGTCGACCTCATCGAGCGGATCAAGGAGGAGCGCGGGGTCACGATCGTCCTCATCGAACACGACATGGAGATCATTTTCCGCGTCTCCGATCGGATCGCCGTGCTCAACCGCGGCGCAAAGATCGCCGACGGCACGCCCGACGAGATCCGCGGCGATCCCGACGTTCAGGAGGCGTATCTCGGAGGTGTCGAACTGTGAGCCTGCTCGAACTCGACGGTGTGAACTCCTACTACGGCGAGAGTCACATCCTCCGTGACGTGACGATGGACGTCGAGGAGGGACAGATCATCGCCTTACTCGGCCGCAACGGGGCCGGGAAGACGACCACGCTCAGGAGCATCACGGGCGCTCGTCCGCCGGACGTTCGAAGCGGGACGATCCGCTTCGACGGCACCGATATCACCGGGAACCCCCCGGAGAACGTCTCCGCGTTGGGCCTCTCGTTGGTCCCGGAGGAGCGACGGATGTTCTCGAACCTCACGGTTCGCGAGAACCTCCACGTGCCGGACATCTCCCGAAACCTCCTGAACCGGCTCGGTCGGCCTATGGAGACCGGCAAGACCGGCCTTTCTGACGAGGAGGTCTACGAGCAGTTCCCCCGTCTCGACGAGCGACGCGACCAGAAGGCCGGCACGCTCTCCGGCGGCGAACAGCAGATGCTCGCCATCGCTCGGACACTCAAGCAGGACACAGAACTCCTCATGCTCGACGAGCCGTCGGAGGGGTTGGCCCCCCAGATCGTCCAGGACGTCCTCGACATTATCCAGCGGATCGCCGATCAGGGGAAGACCATTCTGTTGGTCGAGCAAAACGCCGCCGCAGCAATGAAACTGGCTGACTACTGCTACGTTCTCGACCAAGGTTCCATCGTCTTCGAGGGGCCGTCCGAGGAACTGCAAGCGAACGACGAAGTCAGAAAGGAGTACCTCGGCGTATGAGCGGCGACCCCGACGTCGTTTCGGGCGAGTACACACCCGGAGAACGACTCGACGTCCTCGAAGACGAGGAGGTCGTCACCGTCGACGAGGACGACCTGGTCACGCTCACATTAGCGTTCGAATCTACCCGCGGAATCTATCACGACTCCTACGCCGACGTTCCGGACGACGAATACCATCAGGCGGTTTCGGACGTCTTTGGGATCGATCCCGAGGACGCCGCCGATCGGCTCGACAAACTCGGGGTAACGCGCGAGCAGTTCATCGCGCTGCTCGCGTTGAACTCCCACCTCGACGGCGAGTACCCGCTCGTCGAGCGCGCGCACATGGCGATGATGATCGTCGATCTCGCGCCACCGTCGCCCGTTCCGGACGGCGTCACCGAGATCAACGACGACTCGTACGGGGCGTTCCTCGACGATCACGACCGGGCCGCGGTCATCGTCTGGAAGCGCTTTTGCGATCCCTGTCGGAACCTGAAAGAACAGCTCGACGAAATCGTCGCAGCTCTCCCCGACGACGTCGCGCTCGCGGGCGTCGACGGCGAGTCGACGCCGGAGTTCTGCCGGACGTTCGGCGTCGAGGCGGCACCGTCGATACTGCTCTTCGAGGGCGGGGAACTGCTGGAGTCGCTCCGCGGCTACCAGCGCCCGGAGACGATCGGATCGACGTCCTCGGACGTCTACGGTGACGGGTAGCGGACCGGTCGCGGTCAGTTTTTTCGTCGGCTCAGGCGTTCGGCCACTCGTCGGCGTCGAGCGGCTCGCCGCTCAAGAATGCCTCGATCCCGGTGTCGGCGTCCGCCGTCGTACACAGCGCGGCGAACTGTTCGTTCGAGTACTCGAGCGCGTCGGTGTATCCCAGCCCTTCCATCTCGTAGTACGCCTGCTTGCCGCGTCGGATCGCGGTCGGGCTCTTCGAGGCGATCGTCTCGGCGTACTCCATCGCCGCCTCGACGTGGCTGCCGGCCGGCGCGACGCGGTTCAGTAGGCCCCACTCGTGGGCGGTGTCGGCGTCGATCAACTCGCCGGTCAAGAGCAGCTCCAGACACCGCTTTCTGACCACGGCGTCCATGAGCGGCACCGCCGGCCCCATACAGAAGAGCCCCACCTTCGGTGCGGTCGCGCCGAACATCGTCCCCTCGGCGGCGACGGCGAGGTCGCAGGCCGCGACGAGCCCCAACCCGTTGGCGGCGGCGTGGCCGTGGGCGGCGGCGATCACGGGCGTTCCCATCTCGGTGATGGTCACGAACGGCTCCTCCATGCCGGCGACCCACTCCTCGTAGGCCGCTTCGTCGTCGAAGCGGGCGTGTTCGGTGAGGTCGATGCCGGCCGAGAAGGCCTTGCCGGCCCCGTCGACGACGACCGCTCGCACGTCAGCGTCGGCTTCGAGACGGCGGAGCGCCGAATCGAGCTCGGCGGCGAGCTCCGTACTGAATGTGTTCATCGCTTCGGGTCGGTCGAGCGTGATCCGGCCGACGTATCCCTCGGTGTCGACGATCACGGCGTCGGACTCGTCTCTGTCACCATCTGTCATGATACTCGGGACGGGACGTTCGAACAAAAAGATTCGCGGTGGCGGTCCCGTCTGTCGGTTCGAATCCAGTCGGCCTCGAAACCATCCGGAATAATGGTGAATGTTCAAGTACCGCGGCCGTGCATACCGTACGTGTAATATGAAGCGCGAAATGCTCACGACCGATTTCCTCGATCGGGCGGTCGATCTCTACGACGACGTGACCGGAATCGTCGCCCACGACGGCACCGAATACACGTACGGCGAGGTCAACGACCGCGTCAACCGGCTGGCGAACGTCCTCACGACGCGCGGGATCGAACAGGGCGACAAGGTCGCGCTGCTCGCCCCGAACACGCACTACTTCATCGAGACGCTCTATGCGACGAACAAACTCGGCGCGGTGTTCGTCCCGATGAACTACCGGCTCACGCCCGGCGAACTCGAATACATCCTCAACGACTGCGACGCCGATCTGGTTATCTCCGACTACGACTACGCCGAGAATATCGAGCCGATCCGCGATTCGGTCCCCGCCGAGCACTTCGTCGGCTACGACACCGACAAGATCGACGGCGAGTGGGACGACTACGAGGACCTGTTGGCCGACTCCTCGCCAGACGAGCCAGACCGTCCCGACATCTCCGAGGACGACGACGGCAGCATCAACTACACCTCGGGGACCACGGGCGACCCGAAGGGCGTCGTTCGAACCCACCGGACGGAATCCTGGCACGCGCTGGTGCTCAACCAGCACATGGAGATCCGCGACGACGACAACTACCTCTGGACGCTGCCGATGTTTCACTGCAACGGCTGGGGCCACACCTACGCCATCACGGGGACCGGCGGCACGCACATCTGTCAGCGGACGTTCGACGCCGAGGACACCTTCGAGCGCATCCGCGAGTACGACGTCAGTTTCCTCTGCGGAGCGCCGACGGTGCTCAACAACCTCATCCAGTACTACGAGAACAACGAGGTGGCGACGACGGGCGACCGCGACGTTCGCATCACGACCGCCGGCAGCGCGCCGGCGACCGCGACGATCGAGACGGTCGAGGACGACTTCGGCTGGCGGATCCTCCACCTCTACGGGCTGACCGAGACCGCCCCGATCATCACGACCAGCAACTCGCCGCGACGGCTGGCCGAACGCGGTCGCGGACTCAAAGTCAACCAGGGCAGCGAGGTGCTTTGTACGGACGTCCGCGTCGTCGACGAGGACGGCAACGACGTGCCAGCCGACGGTACGACGATCGGCGAGATCGTCGTACAAGGTAACCAGGTGATGGACCGATATCTCAACAAGCCCGACATTACGCACGAGGCGTTCAACGAGCGGATCGAGGGGTACTTCCATACGGGCGATCTCGCGACCATCGACGAGGACGGCATGATCTCGATCCAGGACCGCAAGAAGGACATCATCATCTCCGGCGGGGAGAACATCTCCTCGATCGAGGTCGAGGACGCCCTCTACGACCATCCCGGGATCCTGAAGGCAGCCGTCGTACCCGTTCCGAGCGAGAAGTGGGGCGAGACGCCCAAGGCGCTCGTCGTCGAACAGCCCGACCCC encodes the following:
- the acs gene encoding acetate--CoA ligase, yielding MSEPEDTKLEARLAEQESFEPPESFVEEANVSDPDIYDEFEENWPECWERAAELLTWEEEYDEVLVDDDEPFYEWFTNGKLNASANCLDRHLDDRGDELAIQWEGELGETREYTYEELHREVNEFAAALSELGVEEDDIVTMYMPMIPELPIAMLACARIGAPHSVVFAGFSADALATRMKSADSEYLVTCDGYYRRGDGLDHMTKANEGLADVTHDTTTVVVDRLGDELEHELTENQHDYDDLVADQAGASLEPVVRDAEDMLFLMYTSGTTGQPKGVKHTTGGYLSYVSWTSHAVLDVKPADTYWCSADIGWITGHSYIVYGPLALGTTTVMYEGTPDYPDKDRMWEIVENYGVDQLYTAPTAIRAFMKWGSRYPEQHDLSSLRLLGTVGEPINPKAWKWYYKHIGGEECPIVDTWWQTETGGMMITTLPAIGEMKPGSAGPPLPGISANVVDEAGEEVAPGEAGYVTVDRPWPGMLRTLYRNDERFVSEYWEAYSDSDADEWVYFPEDGAKIDEDGYITILGRVDDVINVSGHRLGTMEIESAVVGVEGVAEAAAVGGDHEMKGEAVYVYVILEDGYEEGAEMEAAIVEGVEESIGPIARPEEVIFTPELPKTRSGKIMRRLLEDIANGDELGNTSTLRNPDVVKDIAKKL
- a CDS encoding substrate-binding protein → MAENDTQSRRDVLKTAGAAGAAGIAGLAGCLEGEGNGNGNGGNGNGNGNGGGNGGGNGGGDDYPSLGNYPIEGDTAVLGFNVPQTGPYQEEGADELRAYELAANHLNNGGGWVDLWDDLSGDGVNGYEIDYVTGDTATDADTARESGERMIQRDNVIMFSGGSSSATAIAQQELAQQENVMFMCCLTHSNDTTGGDCVRYSFREMFNAYMTGQALAPIVTEEYGEDLEFYQLYADYTWGQTQQASMRQFFEDAGWSEVDSVPTPLGTSDYSTFLSEAVDSGADVLFLNHYGLDGSNSVSQAIDQGVNEEMEIVVPLYNVPMAAGASGSIEGIFGTDDWDANLDNEPTQAFVEAFRDEYGSTPSSPARIAYSATMLYAAAVERAGTFYPPEVIRELEDYEWDNGGIGEEIMRECDHQSMRDILVVRGLPESEQEPDNGRYWEVVEQSAYPEDVGYECDSGPAAECELPGYGDE
- a CDS encoding branched-chain amino acid ABC transporter permease, which produces MSVVGNVIGFLIQTLAVSSIYILVAIGLSITLGTLKFVNFAHAALYLAGVYIGLMIAFELPFSGDIARSLGLQSFGVELGFLAALILVPIVAFALGLLMERFVARSFYDRPDTDQILVTFGILLIVQELARAFVGGRSITFSRPGWATGAADLGPLGTYSSWRLAIIGITAILVGSVFLYIKYTDVGLAVRAGTEDTEMLNLLGVRSTRPFLVIFGVGSGLAGAAGVVGGPVFSVVPEIGVEVLVPAFLVVVVGGVGSIAGSVVGGLLIGAVEVGLQMNAPTWSSVGIYALAAIVLLVRPAGLLGSVEVGE
- a CDS encoding branched-chain amino acid ABC transporter permease — translated: MSEPTESATPADATDHGLLERWDHVRERESFSLLAAIAFVIVFPLVFTNLPAYSGYMTLVELIYIWAIFAIGFDLLLGYTGLLSFGHAIFWGGSAYAAGFVSANVTGSPLVMVLVGIVVAVLLALFIGFVSLRRGGIYFAILTLSFGQMMYYLALGPLGWLTGGEDGFTGVSVDPLLGVLGFDRAFAGVLGTLLHDIAYAFYAVFFLFAIAIALRIVRSPYGAIFEAISENEQRVNFLGLNVWRYKLAAFTLSGAFAGLAGGLHTVHAQYVAIGSLYWITSGDIVIMTVLGGVGSVFGPVAGVIAFLYVENIVSGEIAYWLLVLGLLFVVVVWLFPQGIWGFVTDIRAAIRPSSDLEDEN
- a CDS encoding ABC transporter ATP-binding protein — translated: MMLLETRDLTKRFGELTAVDEVDLRIEEGDSLSIIGPNGAGKSTTINLITGLLAPTEGKVLYRGEEITGQKPHQIVQRGLSKSFQTASIFPEMTVERNAIVASLGAEHGSFSLNFLKRLVDYDDVIERAERTMKDMGLYEQRHVEAQSLPYGDKRRLEMALALASNPDLLFLDEPTAGMSPDETDATVDLIERIKEERGVTIVLIEHDMEIIFRVSDRIAVLNRGAKIADGTPDEIRGDPDVQEAYLGGVEL
- a CDS encoding thioredoxin family protein, with product MSGDPDVVSGEYTPGERLDVLEDEEVVTVDEDDLVTLTLAFESTRGIYHDSYADVPDDEYHQAVSDVFGIDPEDAADRLDKLGVTREQFIALLALNSHLDGEYPLVERAHMAMMIVDLAPPSPVPDGVTEINDDSYGAFLDDHDRAAVIVWKRFCDPCRNLKEQLDEIVAALPDDVALAGVDGESTPEFCRTFGVEAAPSILLFEGGELLESLRGYQRPETIGSTSSDVYGDG
- a CDS encoding enoyl-CoA hydratase/isomerase family protein, which codes for MTDGDRDESDAVIVDTEGYVGRITLDRPEAMNTFSTELAAELDSALRRLEADADVRAVVVDGAGKAFSAGIDLTEHARFDDEAAYEEWVAGMEEPFVTITEMGTPVIAAAHGHAAANGLGLVAACDLAVAAEGTMFGATAPKVGLFCMGPAVPLMDAVVRKRCLELLLTGELIDADTAHEWGLLNRVAPAGSHVEAAMEYAETIASKSPTAIRRGKQAYYEMEGLGYTDALEYSNEQFAALCTTADADTGIEAFLSGEPLDADEWPNA
- a CDS encoding class I adenylate-forming enzyme family protein, with the translated sequence MKREMLTTDFLDRAVDLYDDVTGIVAHDGTEYTYGEVNDRVNRLANVLTTRGIEQGDKVALLAPNTHYFIETLYATNKLGAVFVPMNYRLTPGELEYILNDCDADLVISDYDYAENIEPIRDSVPAEHFVGYDTDKIDGEWDDYEDLLADSSPDEPDRPDISEDDDGSINYTSGTTGDPKGVVRTHRTESWHALVLNQHMEIRDDDNYLWTLPMFHCNGWGHTYAITGTGGTHICQRTFDAEDTFERIREYDVSFLCGAPTVLNNLIQYYENNEVATTGDRDVRITTAGSAPATATIETVEDDFGWRILHLYGLTETAPIITTSNSPRRLAERGRGLKVNQGSEVLCTDVRVVDEDGNDVPADGTTIGEIVVQGNQVMDRYLNKPDITHEAFNERIEGYFHTGDLATIDEDGMISIQDRKKDIIISGGENISSIEVEDALYDHPGILKAAVVPVPSEKWGETPKALVVEQPDPDLTEEEVIAFVKDNLASYKAPTSVEFVDDFPETATGKVQKYEIRSKYWDDEERMVGQE